The Brevibacillus brevis genome contains a region encoding:
- a CDS encoding 2-oxoacid:acceptor oxidoreductase subunit alpha: protein MISQLSWKVGGQQGEGIESTGEIFSMAMNRMGYHLYSYRHFSSRIKGGHTNNKIRVSTTPMRAISDDLDILVAFDQETIDFNAHELREGGIIIADAKFNPKLPDGLKPVRFFTVPLTEIADELGTSLMKNMVSIGASSAILGIAVESYRPIVEDMFLRKGEKVVEKNMDAIRRGFDYVNELTGGQLPEFQMEKADPQKQLFLIGNDAIALGAVAAGCRFMPAYPITPASEVMEYLIKKLPKLGGTVIQTEDEIAAITMAIGANFAGARSLTASAGPGLSLMMEAIGLAGITEQPVVIVNTQRGGPSTGMPTKIEQSDVNAMIYGTHGDIPKVVIAPSTVEECFYDAVEAFNIAEEYQLPVILMTDLTLSLGKQTVTPFDYSKVEIRRGKLLAGQELPEKEQNDLFKRYEVTEDGVSPRVIPGQKYGLHHVTGVEHDQTGRPSENAANRIQQMDKRMRKMEGVLKNFKNAVTADAPHADADVLVVGINSTIGTIQEAKARLEQEGIKVNHAQIRLLHPFPTEEIKALVDKAKKVVVVEHNIQAQVTNLLKQNVGNAEKIESVLKYDGNPFLPKEIYAEVKELVKHGDYERVSK from the coding sequence ATGATTAGTCAACTTTCCTGGAAAGTTGGAGGACAGCAAGGGGAGGGCATCGAGAGTACTGGTGAGATTTTCTCGATGGCGATGAACCGGATGGGGTACCATCTGTATAGCTACCGTCACTTCTCTTCCCGTATTAAGGGTGGACACACGAACAATAAAATTCGCGTGAGCACAACGCCAATGCGTGCGATCTCTGACGATCTGGACATTCTCGTAGCGTTTGACCAAGAGACGATCGATTTCAACGCGCATGAGTTGCGTGAAGGCGGTATCATTATCGCGGATGCGAAATTTAATCCAAAGTTGCCGGACGGCTTGAAGCCAGTTCGCTTCTTCACTGTACCACTGACTGAGATCGCTGATGAGCTGGGAACTTCCCTGATGAAAAACATGGTGTCGATTGGTGCGTCCAGTGCCATCCTCGGCATTGCAGTGGAAAGCTACCGTCCCATCGTTGAAGATATGTTCCTCCGCAAGGGCGAAAAAGTGGTTGAAAAGAATATGGATGCCATTCGCCGCGGTTTTGATTATGTAAATGAATTGACTGGTGGTCAACTGCCAGAGTTCCAAATGGAAAAGGCTGATCCACAAAAACAACTGTTCCTCATCGGTAACGATGCGATCGCTCTGGGTGCTGTAGCAGCAGGCTGCCGTTTCATGCCAGCTTACCCGATCACACCTGCTTCCGAGGTAATGGAATACTTGATTAAAAAGCTGCCTAAATTGGGCGGTACTGTTATCCAAACAGAAGACGAGATTGCTGCTATTACGATGGCAATCGGTGCTAACTTCGCGGGTGCTCGTTCCTTGACTGCTTCTGCAGGTCCTGGTCTGTCCCTGATGATGGAAGCAATTGGTCTGGCTGGTATCACGGAACAACCAGTTGTAATCGTGAACACGCAGCGTGGTGGCCCATCTACCGGTATGCCTACCAAAATCGAGCAATCTGATGTGAATGCTATGATTTATGGTACACACGGTGACATTCCAAAAGTAGTTATCGCGCCAAGCACAGTAGAAGAGTGCTTCTACGATGCAGTTGAAGCGTTTAACATTGCGGAAGAATACCAACTGCCTGTTATCCTGATGACTGACTTGACTCTGTCTTTGGGTAAACAAACAGTGACTCCATTTGACTACAGCAAAGTAGAAATCCGCCGCGGAAAACTGCTTGCTGGACAAGAATTGCCAGAAAAAGAGCAAAACGACCTGTTCAAACGTTATGAAGTAACAGAAGACGGCGTTTCTCCTCGTGTTATTCCTGGCCAAAAATACGGTCTGCACCATGTAACTGGTGTTGAGCATGATCAAACTGGTCGTCCATCTGAGAATGCTGCAAACCGTATTCAACAAATGGATAAACGTATGCGCAAAATGGAAGGCGTACTGAAAAACTTCAAAAACGCTGTAACAGCAGATGCTCCTCACGCTGATGCGGATGTTCTGGTTGTGGGTATCAACTCTACAATTGGTACGATTCAAGAAGCAAAAGCTCGTCTGGAACAAGAGGGAATCAAAGTAAACCATGCACAAATCCGTTTGCTGCATCCGTTCCCTACCGAAGAAATCAAAGCACTCGTGGACAAAGCGAAGAAAGTCGTTGTTGTTGAGCACAACATCCAAGCGCAAGTAACAAACCTGCTCAAACAAAACGTTGGAAACGCTGAAAAAATCGAGTCCGTGCTGAAATATGATGGTAACCCATTCCTGCCGAAGGAAATCTATGCTGAAGTAAAGGAGCTGGTAAAACATGGCGACTATGAAAGAGTTTCGAAATAA
- a CDS encoding 2-oxoacid:ferredoxin oxidoreductase subunit beta, with translation MATMKEFRNNVKPNWCPGCGDFSIQAAIQRAAANVGLEPENLALVSGIGCSGRISGYINCYGFHGIHGRSLPIAQGVKMANRELTVIAAGGDGDGFAIGMGHTVHAIRRNMNVTYIVMDNQIYGLTKGQTSPRSATGFVTKSTPAGSIESSISPVELALSVGATFVAQSFSSDLKGLTELIEKGIQHEGFSLINVFSPCVTYNKVNTYDWFKENIVPVDTIEGYDPHDRIKAMSTSMQYKGLITGLIYQNTEQKPYEALVNGFKEEGLVNQDIRLSEEDFEKLVKEFA, from the coding sequence ATGGCGACTATGAAAGAGTTTCGAAATAATGTAAAGCCAAACTGGTGCCCAGGCTGTGGTGACTTCTCCATCCAGGCGGCTATTCAACGCGCCGCAGCGAACGTAGGTCTGGAACCTGAAAATCTGGCTCTCGTTTCTGGTATCGGATGCTCTGGTCGTATTTCCGGCTACATCAACTGCTATGGTTTCCACGGTATTCACGGACGTTCCCTGCCAATCGCACAAGGTGTGAAAATGGCGAACCGCGAGCTGACAGTTATCGCAGCTGGTGGAGACGGGGATGGTTTTGCGATCGGTATGGGCCATACTGTACACGCAATCCGTCGTAATATGAACGTTACGTACATCGTAATGGATAACCAAATCTACGGTCTGACAAAAGGTCAAACCTCCCCGCGTTCCGCGACTGGTTTCGTGACTAAGTCTACACCGGCAGGTTCCATCGAGTCCTCCATTTCTCCAGTTGAACTGGCGCTGTCTGTAGGTGCGACTTTCGTTGCTCAATCCTTCTCCAGCGATCTGAAGGGCTTGACTGAACTGATCGAAAAAGGTATCCAACACGAAGGCTTCTCCTTGATCAACGTATTCAGCCCTTGTGTAACCTACAACAAGGTAAATACGTACGACTGGTTCAAAGAGAACATCGTACCAGTAGACACAATCGAAGGATACGATCCACATGACCGTATCAAAGCAATGTCTACTTCCATGCAATACAAAGGCCTGATTACAGGTCTGATCTACCAAAACACTGAGCAAAAACCTTATGAAGCTCTCGTAAATGGCTTCAAAGAAGAAGGTTTGGTTAACCAAGACATTCGCTTGTCTGAAGAAGACTTCGAAAAATTGGTTAAAGAATTTGCTTAA